From Nocardia sp. NBC_00416:
GATCACCAGAGCCAGTAGCAGAGCCGTGACGGCCAGCTCCACGGTCGGGCGGAGTTGGTCGGCGATCAGGGTCGCCACCGGCTGTTGCAGCTGATAGGAGCGGCCGAGATCACCGTGCGCGACCATGCTCAGGTAGGACAGGTACTGCTCGAAAACCGGCCGGTCGAAACCGAAATCGGCGCGCACTTGGGCCCGCAGGGTCGGTGAGGCCGTCATACTCGGGCCGAGCAGCCAGTCCACCGGGTCGCCGGGCAACAGTTGCAACGCGATGAAACCCACGGTGGCCGCGCCGAAGACGACCACCACGGTGGCCACCAGCCACTTGCCCAGCACCAGGGTGACCCGTCCGAAGACCTGCCCGGGCGGCCGCTCCGCCACGTCGCGCACACTCACGGTCAGGCCTTCCAGGCGTCGTAGAACAGCAGCCAGCCGTTCGGGTCGAAGGTGTGCCCGTGCACGTTCTTCCGGTAGCCGTTGAGCGCGGCCAGAACGTAGAGGGGCACGACCGACCCGTTCGCCAGCACCCGGCGCTGCGTGTCCCCGTAGACCGTGTCGCGGATGTGTTGATCGAGGGTGGCCGATCCCGCCGTGGTCCACTGGTCGACCTGGGGCTCGTGCAGGAACGCGACGTTGTTGCCGCTGGGCGGTCTGCTGGCACTGTGGAAGAACAGTCGCAGCAGATCCGGCTCGGCCCGGGCCCAGCTGACCGAGAAGAGCTGGAAACTGCCCTCGGCCACCCGGGCGTTGTACTCGCCGGCGGTCAGGCGCGGATGTGTCACCTCCACACCGATTTTCGCCAGATCCGCCTGCACGGCCTGGTCCAGCAGATCGCGCTGATCGCGCACTCCGGAGGCCGGCAGCGCGGGCCAGTACAGCGTCAGGCGCTGCCCGTTCCTGGTCCGGAAGCCGTCGCCGTCCCGTTGGGTCCAGCCCGCGTCGTCGAGCAGTCGGCCGGCGGCCTGCGGATCATAGCGCCACGAATCGGTCACCGACTGGTCGTAGGACGGTGTCGTCGGGGACAGCGGTCCCCAGGCCCGCTTGTACTGCCCGAAGTAGACGGTCTCGACATTCTGGGCCACATCGATGCCCTGTTGGATGGCGAGCCGCACGCGCTGATCGTCGAGCGGCGCGGCGGTCGTGTTCAGGAACAGGCTGTAGGTCTGCCCGGGCTGGTCCGCGCGGGTCAGCGCCAACCGCGCGTCGGCCTCGACGGTCGGCACCTGGATCGGCGGTATCGATTTGGCGATATCGACCTGACCGCTGGTGAGCGCCCCGACCCTGGTGGCGTCCTCCGGCAGTATCCGGAACACCAGCGAATCCAGATAGGCGGGCCCGCTGTGTTTCGCGTCGGCCGGAGCCCAGTTGTACGCGGGATTGCGGGTCATCACCGCGCTCTGCCCCTTGGTATAGCTCGTGAACACGAACGGACCGCTGCCCACATCCACCGGACCACCCGCGCACAGCTTGTCCGCGTCGACGGCCAGCGCCCGGGGCGAGTAGAAGCCGAGATAGGCCGTACTGGCGGCTTGGAGGAAAGGCGCGAACGGCGCCGAGAAATTGATCCGGACGGTGAAATCATCGACGATATCGGCACCGGTGTAGGGACCGAGCAGATTGATCGCGTATTGCGATTTGGTCGCCGGCGCGACGATATGGTCGAAATTGGCTTTCACGGCCGCCGCGTCGAACCGCGTTCCGTCGGTGAAAGTCACATCACGTCGCAGGGTGAATGTATAACTCGTCAGATCGTCCGCCACGGTCCACCCGGTGGCGAGCCACGGGTGGAACCGATGCTCGGCATCCTCGGAAACAAGAGAATCCACCACATTGCGCTGTATCTCGGCGGCAATATCCTTGGAGGTGGCGTGAATATCGAAACACTGTGGTGAGTCGTTTATTCCGTAGGTCAGGGTGCCACCGGAAACCGGTTCGGTCGCATCCTCTCCCGGCACGCCGCTACCGGCACAAGCAACGAGGGACAACACGGATGCGACGAATAGGACGAACAGCCGCAACGACGAGAGTGAACGCACGTATTCGACGCTAACAACAGAGATCTCGACCGGTTACCCCAGAAAATGACGACCGGAATTTTCGTCGGGGTAGGGGTTGCCACCGGACCCGGGATAGGGGTGGCGCCGGATCGACCCCCGCGGTCGCACCGCTGCCTGTCAATCGTTCGCCGGGCTGAGCCACTGCCTCGTGATGGACTGCACCGCCGCCCCGTCGACGTCGATCAGCTTGTCGGCCACGAAGTTGCGGGAGAAGTCCGAGGTCTGCACGCGAAAGGCGGGCGCGGGGTCGGTGAGGGTGTACAGCACGCTCTCGGCGACCTTCTCCGGGGTCTGCACCGCGCCCGCGATCAGGTTCGGGATGTGGACCAGGTAGTTCTCGTACGCCGCCTTGTACTGCCCCGCCGACTCCCGCATGGCCGCGCGGTCGACGGGGATATTGTCGAAGAAATTCGAGGCGATCGGCCCCGGCTCGATCACCGAAACCGTGACACCCACCTCGGCGGCCACCGGCGCCAGGCTTTCCATGTACACCTCGGTGGCAGCCTTGGCGGCGCAGTAGGGCTCGTTGAACGGCTGGCCGACGGCGCCGTAGGCGCTGCCCACCACGATCAGCCGGCCCGAACTGGCCCGCAGATGCGGCAGCGCGGCGCGGCTGACCGCGAGCACACCGAAGAAGTTGACCTCCATGCTGGCCCGGATCTGTTCCAGAGTGAGCAGTTCCAGCGTGCCGACGCTGCCGACGCCCGCATTGTTCACCACTGCGTCCAGGCGGCCATAGGCGTCCGCGACACCCGATATGGTCTCCTCGACCGACTCCGGCTCGGTCACGTCCAAGCGGCGGATATCCAGCTCCACCCCCGCCGCCCGCGCCGCCGCGCGTAGGTTTTCGGTCCGGTCGAGGTCGCGTACGGTCGCTACGGTGCGCCAGCCGGCCTGCGCGGCCGCGACGGCGGAGGCGAGGCCGACACCCGAGGACGTCCCGGTGATCAGCACGGTTCTGGTTGCGGAAGAAGCGATTTCGGTCATGATCGGGACGCTAGCAAGCGGGCCGGAAGCTGATCACCCCTAAACAGCACCGGCGGACCAGCCGTCCCGGACCGGGAATAGGGGTCCGGGGCGGTTGACCGGACCCGGCCGAATATGGTCGCCGGGCAGCCGGCCTCGCCCCGGTCTCACGGAGTGACCGCCCGCCGCGGATCGGAGCCCCGCGCTCGGTCCGCGCGAACGTCGGCGGCGTCCACCGGTTCCGCGGCCAGCGCCCGAATCCAGGCGCCGACCGCTGCCGCCGTATCGGCCGAACAACTCTCCAGCACCGAGAAATGGTCACCGGGGACATCGACTCGGTCCGTGGCATACGGCCAGTCGGCCTGCCAGGGCACACCGGGTTCGGTGGGCATCCCCGGTAGCCGGTCCGCGGCCCGGACCAGCAGTGTCGGCACGGGTATCGGCTCGGCCGCCAGGTCCGCGGTGAGCCGCAGATAGGCGCCCATCGTCGTGAGGCGCTGCGGCGCGAGGTCCAGCTGCAGATCGTCGATGCGGCGCAGCATTCCGTCGATCAGCGCGGCCATCCACCACTGCTTGCCCGGCCGCGTAGGTGTGTCGATCGGATAGGTGTCTATCAGCGCGAGTCCCAGCGGTGCTCGGCCGTGCCCGATCAGTTCCGTGGTCACCGCGTGGGCGACACAGCCGCCGAGCGAACGTCCGACGACCACGAAATCACGATCCCCGACCGCCGCGGAGATCGCCTCGGCCTGCGCGTGCAGATAGGTCCGCAGATCCGCCGGAAGCGACGAATCCGGGCGGTACCCAGGCGCTTCCATGGCGTAGACGGGGTGGTTTTCGCCTAGTGCCCGCGCGAAACCGGCGAATTCGTGCGGGCCCGACATCGCGGTCAGTGCGGGGAAGCAGACGACCAGCGGCGCAGCCGGGTCGTCACCGGGCGAAAGCCGGACCGGCGGCGGCGTGAGCTCGCGGGAGCGGTTTCCGTCGAAGCTGTCCCGGGTGTGCGACGCCGCGACGATCAGCGCTGCCGCCGCCTCCCGCTCACCGCGACGATTGAGTTCCAGATAGAAGGTCGGCAACGAGTGGTCCGATACCGCACGAACCGAACCCGTTCCGGCCGTCGCGACCTCCAGGTGCGCGGCCAGTTCCGCCGGTGTGGGGAATTCGATCGGAGCACTCGCCGCCAGGTCGATGCGCAGTCGTGCCCGCAGCTTCTCGGTGAGTTCGACGGCCGCCAGCGAGGTCATCCCGAGTTCGGCGAACGACGTCCGGTCACCGACCCGGGCCGGATCGTCGAGCCCGAGCACCTCCGCGCCCGCCCGCCGCACCAGGTGCAGCAGATCGGCGCCGGAAAGGGCCACCGGATCGACGGGTTCACCAGCGAGTTCGGGTGCGGCCGCGGGTTCGGGTTCGGGCGCGGGTTCGGGCGCGGCTGCGGCTGCGGGTTCGGGCGCGGCCGTGGTGCGCCGTACGGCGGCGAGCGCGGCCGGGCCCGGCGGTAGCCAATAGCGTTCCCGTTCGAACGGATAGGTGGGCAAGGTGGTGGCCGCTACCGCCCGGCCCATACCGGTCGCCCGGTTCCAGTCGATTCCCGTCCCGCCCAGTTCCAGTCGTGCCGCGGCCAGCAGCACGGTCTCCACCTCGTCGCGGTCTCGACGCACCGCGGCCGTTACCGTGAGCCCGGAATCGGATGCGTCCGCGGCCGAGGTCGCGAGCGCGTGCGGGGTCAGATGCGCGTCCGGACCCAGTTCGACCAGGTGGGTGACACCGAGCCGGGCGAGTTCACGGACCGTCTCGCGGAACAGCACCGGCCGCCGCACTTGGCGCACCCAGTAACCGGCGGAGCCGATCTCCTCCGCCGGTGCGATCGTCCCGGTCACCGTGGACACCAGTGGGATTCGGGGCGCAGCGAATTCGATCGGGGCGAGGGCCTGTTCGAAGGACGCCGACATGGGGTCCATGAGCCGGGAGTGGAAGGCATGGCTCACGCCGAGGATCCGCGCGCGCCGCCCCTGTTCCAGGACCGTGCCGCGCAGGCGCTCGACGGCCGCGGACCCGCCCGCGACGACGAGCGAGGTAGGCCCGTTCACGGCGGCGAGATCGAGGTCGGCACGCCAGTCCGCCAGGCTGTCGAGTTCCGCGACCGACATCTCCACCGCGAGCATCGCGCCGCCCGCCGGCAGGGCGAACATCGACGTCGCGCGATGGACCACCAGGTCCACTGCCACATCGAGCGTCATCACCCCCGCGACGTGCGCCGCGGCGATCTCCCCGATCGAGTGCCCGCAGAGATACGCCGGGCGCGCCCCCCAGGATTCGAGCAACCGGAACAGCGCGACCTCGAACGCGAACAGCGCGGGCTGAGCGAACACGGTCCGGTCCAGCGTCGCCGCCGGACCCGTTCGGATGAGCTCCGGCAGCGAGCCCTCGATCCGGCCGCGCAGACGCGCGTCGAACAATGCCAGCACCTGGGCGTAGGTATCGGCGAAGACCGGGTATCGCCGGGCCAGCGCGGATCCCATACCCGGACGCTGACTGCCCTGACCGGTGAACATGTATCCGAGAACGGCGTCCCGCTTCCGGGCCCCGTGCACGGTGGTGGAGGTGGGAGAGCCGTCCGCGAGGGCGGTCAGCCGGGTGACGAATTCGTCCGGAGCGGCGGCCACCACGACCGCGCGGTGCGCGAGCCGGGCGCGGCTGGTGATCAGCGTATGCGCGACGGCGGCGGTATCGATCGAGGGATGTTCCCGGATGTGCCGGGCCAGATCGCGGGCCTGGCGGCGCAGCGCCGACGCCGTGTGCCCGGAGAGCGGCCACGCTGTCGTCGTCTCGCCCGTCGGCCCCTCATCGGCCGGCGGCGCGGACGGGACCGGGGCCTGTTCGAGGATCACGTGCGCGTTGGTACCGCTCACCCCGAACGCCGACACCCCGGCGCGGCGGGCACGACCGGTCTCGGGCCACGGGCGCGATTCGGTGAGGACCCGGACCGAACCGGATTCCCAGTCCACCAGATCGGTCGGCCGGTCCACGTGCAGGGAGGCGGGCAGTACGCCGCGCCGCAGCGCCTCCACCATCTTGATCACCCCGCCGACCCCGGCGGCCGCGGCGGTGTGACCGATATTGGATTTGAGCGAACCCACGTACAGGGGCTCCGCGCCGGTGCGGCGACCATAGGTGCCCAGCAGCGCGTTGGCTTCGATGGGGTCGCCGAGCACGGTGCCGGTGCCGTGGGCTTCGACGGCGTCGACCTCGCCGATATCCAATCCCGCCGATTCGAGGGCCCGGCGGATCACCTGCTGCTGCGCCGCCCCGTTGGGCGCGGTCAAACCATTGGACGCACCATCCTGATTGATCGCCGTCGACCGGATCACCGCCAAGATCTCCCGCCCCGACCGCCGCGCATCCGACAACCGCTGCAACAACACCATCCCCACACCCTCGGCCCAGCCCGTACCATCCGCCCCCGCCGCGAACGACCGGCACCGGCCGTCCGGCGACAGGCCTCGCTGCCTGGAGAATTCGATGAAACCCGCGGGCGAGGTCAGCAGAGTCACCCCGCCCGCCAATGCCAGATCGCATTCGCGGTTGCGCAGCGCGGCGACAGCCAGATGGATCGACACCAGCGACGACGAGCACGCCGTATCCACCGAGATCGCCGGCCCCTGCAGCCCGAAGGTGTAGGCCACCCGGCCCGACGCGACACTGGTCATGGTGCCGACTCCGACATAGCCTTCCAACTCCGGCGGTACCGCCGTCCAGTAACCGTCGGCGTAGTCGGCGGCGACGATACCGGTGTAGACGCCGGTGTTGCTGCCCCGCAACGACAACGGATCAATACCCGCCCCCTCCAACGTCTCCCACGTCACCTCCAACAACTGCCGCTGCTGCGGATCAGTCGCCAACGCCTCCCGCGGCGACATCCCGAACAACCCCGCATCGAAATCAGCCATCCCCTCCACAAACCCACCAGCACGAACATACGAAGAACCCGCACGCCCCCGATCCACACTGAACAAACCCGCACCATCCCAACCCCGATCCCCCGGCCACCCCGACACCGCATCCACCCCACCCACCACCAGATCCCACAAACCACCCGCCGAACGCACACCCCCCGGATAACGACACCCCATACCCACCACCGCCACCGGCTCCTCGGCCGCGGCCGAGGGCGCAGTGCGCACGCGCGGTCGCGGCGACACCCCGGCCCCGGCCAGCCGGGCGCCGATCTCGGCAGCGAGCGCCACGGGCGTGGGATGGTCGAACACGACAGTCGCGGCGAGCCGGATCTCCAGCGCCCGGGCGAGCCGGTTGCGCAGTTCCACCGCGGTGAGCGAATCCATACCCAGGTCTTTGAAGGTCGAGGTCGCCGAAATCGCCGCGGGCGTGTCGTAGCCGAGCACCGCTGCCGCATGCTCGAGAACGAGCGCGTCCACGGCGGCGGCCTGCTCGCGGCCGGCCAGCGCCCGCAGACGTTGTGCGTCGCCCGCTCGGTCGGCTGCTGCCTGCCGCAGCGCGGGCCGATAGCGCAACGCGCCACGCAGGATCGGCGACATCGTGTCCTGCCATTGCGCGGCGACCAGATCGAC
This genomic window contains:
- a CDS encoding ABC transporter substrate-binding protein, which codes for MRSLSSLRLFVLFVASVLSLVACAGSGVPGEDATEPVSGGTLTYGINDSPQCFDIHATSKDIAAEIQRNVVDSLVSEDAEHRFHPWLATGWTVADDLTSYTFTLRRDVTFTDGTRFDAAAVKANFDHIVAPATKSQYAINLLGPYTGADIVDDFTVRINFSAPFAPFLQAASTAYLGFYSPRALAVDADKLCAGGPVDVGSGPFVFTSYTKGQSAVMTRNPAYNWAPADAKHSGPAYLDSLVFRILPEDATRVGALTSGQVDIAKSIPPIQVPTVEADARLALTRADQPGQTYSLFLNTTAAPLDDQRVRLAIQQGIDVAQNVETVYFGQYKRAWGPLSPTTPSYDQSVTDSWRYDPQAAGRLLDDAGWTQRDGDGFRTRNGQRLTLYWPALPASGVRDQRDLLDQAVQADLAKIGVEVTHPRLTAGEYNARVAEGSFQLFSVSWARAEPDLLRLFFHSASRPPSGNNVAFLHEPQVDQWTTAGSATLDQHIRDTVYGDTQRRVLANGSVVPLYVLAALNGYRKNVHGHTFDPNGWLLFYDAWKA
- a CDS encoding SDR family NAD(P)-dependent oxidoreductase; protein product: MTEIASSATRTVLITGTSSGVGLASAVAAAQAGWRTVATVRDLDRTENLRAAARAAGVELDIRRLDVTEPESVEETISGVADAYGRLDAVVNNAGVGSVGTLELLTLEQIRASMEVNFFGVLAVSRAALPHLRASSGRLIVVGSAYGAVGQPFNEPYCAAKAATEVYMESLAPVAAEVGVTVSVIEPGPIASNFFDNIPVDRAAMRESAGQYKAAYENYLVHIPNLIAGAVQTPEKVAESVLYTLTDPAPAFRVQTSDFSRNFVADKLIDVDGAAVQSITRQWLSPAND